One Burkholderia gladioli genomic window, CGCCGGCAACTTCATCCAGCCACGCTACGAAGACCCGCTCTCGCGCCTGTCGAGCTTCAGCGAGATGCTGCGCCGCCGCGGCTTCACCCCCAGCTCGCGCTGGATCGCGCGCAGCGTGCAGCCCGCCAATCGCGACGAGGTGATCCAGCTCGGGCTGTCGCCGGCCGCCTCGGTGACGCGCCTGAAGCGCCTGCGCCTGGCCGACGACATCGTGATGGCGGTCGAGGATTCGACCTTCCCCGCCACCCTGATGCCCGACCCGGCCGCGATCGGCGATTCGCTCTACTCCTACCTCGAACAGCGCGGCACGCCGATCGTGCGCGCGCTGCAGCATTTCCGCGCCGTCAACGCCAGCGAGGAGATCGCCCGGCAGATGGGCATCGCCCCGCACGACGCGCTCCTGCTGATCACGCGGATCGGCTACACGGCCGACCAGCGCGCCATCGAGCTGACCGATACCTACTGCCGCAACGACTACTACGACTTCGTGGTGGAGCTGCGCAAGTAACGCAATCGGCCGGCGCGCGGCGCAAGTTCCGTGCGCGCTCCCCCCGGTCGCGTCGGCGCATCGCGTGGATGCGCTCCCGCCATCTCAATCGAGCCAGCGCGGCGCGTCGGTGCCCGGCGGCACCGGCGGGCGCGACAGGCTCGGCGGCGTCTCCGACAGGCGCTCGGCCGGCCTCACGCCCCGCACCAGGCCGAACGGCGAGGCCAACGGCGCGTCCAGGCAGTCGCTCACCGCGTCGATGCCGAGCTCAGGCAGTTCGCGCCCCCCCTCGATCCGGCCGAAGGACTGCAGCCAGCGCCCGGTCTGCGCCAGCGAGACGCGCACACGCCAGCTCCCGCCCTCGCGCGCCCTGCGCCTGAGCGCCACCATCGCGCCGAACGCGGCCAGGTAGCCGGTCGCATGATCGAGCGCCTGGCAAGGCAGGTGCACCGGCGAATCCTGCCCGGCCGCGCGCTGCTCGTGCCAGGCGATGCCGCTGGCCGACTGCACCAGGCTGTCGAAACCGCGCCGCGTCGCCCAGGGTCCCTCGTAGCCATAGGCGCAGACCGACACGCTGACGATGCCCGGATGGCGCGCCGCCAGCGCCTCGTCCGAAAACCCGCGCGCGGCCAGCGCGCCGGGCCGGTACGACTGCAGGAACACGTCGGCGCCGCCCGCCAGCGCGTCGAGCGCGGCGCGGCCCTCGGCTTCGCACAGGTCGAGATGGGCCGAACGCTTGCCGCGCCCGTTGTCGATCACCAGGGCCGGGATGTTGGGCAGGTGCGGGCCGTTCACCAGCAACACCTCCGCGCCGTGCTGGGCCAGCGTGCGCCCGCCCACCGGGCCGGCGATGATGCGCGTCAAGTCGAGCACGCGCGTGCCCGACAAGGGCTGGGTGGCCTCGCCGGCGCCGATCGGGCGCGGCGGCGCATCGCCGATCCGCTCGATCTCGAACAGGGGCCGCCGCGCCAGCGCGCGCGCCGCCTCCAGGGCCTGCCATTCCTCCGGAGTTCGAATCAATGCCGCGCAGAGCCCGGCCTCGGCGAGCGTGGCGTCGAGTTCCGCGCCGTCGCGGCCGAGGATCGCCGCGGCGATCGCTTCCGGCGCGTCCTCGCAGCCCAGCACCGCGACGATGCCCTGCCGGTGATGCGCGAAATTCGCGTGCAACTGGATCCAGCGGCCATCGCGCGTGCGATAGAAACCGGTGGCGGGGTCTCGCGGCTCGGGCGGCGGCTTGCCGTCCACGCGCAGGTAGCGCTCGCTGCGGAACGCGGCCAGCGCCGCGCGCTGGGCCACCGACACCTGCTGCGCGCGCCCGGTGCGCGCCCGGAAACATTCGGCCGCGGCCAGCCCCGCCGCCGCGACGGTGGCGCTCGCGAGCGTGCCGACGCGATGCACCGAGGGCAGGCCCGGGTCCTCGCCATGATCGAATTCGACGCGCGCCAAGGCGTCGGCCGAGCCGCCCGCCATCTGCCATAGGGTGGCCAGGGCCTGTCGTGCATCCATGCTGATCTCCTGATCGACAATCGGTGCAGCGAGTCTAGAATTGCCGGTCGAGGCCGATCAATCTTGATGGCTCGAATCAATACATACAGATTTGTTTGCTTGATCGCGTGCGACTGCGCGAAAGGGAGCCCTTGCGATGCCCCGCATCAACGCGGCCGAAGCCGCCCGCCTGCTCGGCGTGAGCGTGCCGACCCTGTATGCCTATGTCAGCCGCGGGCTGCTCGCCTCGCATGCCGACGGCCGCACCCGCCAGCGCGGCTACGACGCCGACGAGGTGCGCCTGCTGGCGCGCCGCCGCGCCGACGCCAAGCGCGCGGGCGGCGTGGCCGAGCGTTCGCTCGACTGGGGCGTGCCGGTGCTGGAGTCGAGCATCACCCAGATCGTCGGCGGCCGGCCGCATTATCGCGGCCGCGACGCGATCGGCCTGGCCGCATCGGCCTCGCTGGAAACCGTGGCCGCGCTGCTGTGGGATTGCCCGACCGAGCGCCTCGCCACGCAACCGGCACTCGCCGGACCGGAGCTGGCGCGCTGGCAGGGCTGGCTGCGGGACTGGGCCGACTGCGCGCCGCTGGAGCGCGCGCTGGCGATGCTGCCTGCCTGCGCCGCGCGGCTGCCGCGCCGGTGGGCGCCCGGCGAGCAGGCGCGGCTGGAGGTGGCGGTGGCGCTGCTGCGCGCCACGCTCGCGGCGCTGGCCGGCGGCCTGCCCTGCGCGCGCCCGGCGCACCTTCAACTCGCCGAGGCCTGGAAGCTGGACACGCGGCATGCCGAGCTGCTGCGCGCCGCCCTGGTGCTCTGCGCCGATCACGAACTAAACCCCTCGACCTTCGCGGTGCGCTGCATCGCCTCGACCGGCACCCACCTGTTCGGCGCGATCGCGGGCGGCCTGGCCGCGCTTGCCGGGCCGCGCCACGGCGGCGAGACGGTACGCGCGCGAGCCCTGCTCGACGAAGCCGCGCGCGCGGCCGACCTGGACCGCTACCTGGCGATCCGGCTCGCGCACGACGAACGCGGCGAGGGCGGCCGCACGCGCCTGGCCGGCTTCGGTCATCCGCTCTATCCCGACGGCGACCCGCGCGCCGGCGCGCTGCTCGGGATGCTGCGCGAGCATGCCGGGCTCGACGCCACGGCGCGCGAGGCGCTGCGCAGCGCGCTGGCGGTGCTGGACGGCGTGGCGGCCGCCACCGGCGAGCGGCCGACCGTCGATTTCGCGCTGGCGCTGCTCGAACGCGTGCTGGCGCTGCCGGAGGGCGCCGCCTTCACGCTGTTCGCCGCCGGGCGCGCGGCGGGCTGGATCGCGCACGCGCTGGAGCAGCAGCGCGAAGGCAAGCTGATCCGGCCGCGCGCGCGATATGTCGGCGTCGATCCGCTCGACGTCGACCCGGCCGGCGCGTGATGCCGCTCGCGCCGGCGCCGAACGATGCATTCCCGCGCGACGCGGCCTCGATAGACCTGAAGGCACCGGTCCCGCTGCGCCCCGAAGGCGGCGTTTCCGGCGCATAAGGAGCACGAAACATCGTGCCGAGGGCCCGGCGCCTCGATCATCCGCCCCCGAATCGGCTGCGCATCCGTCACGCTTTTCCTACAATGACGGCTGTCCGCGACTCCGAGCCCCGCCATGTCCCGTCCTCCCGCCGCCACGCCGAGCGAATCGTCCCTGACCGTGATGCTGTGGGTCGTGGCCACCGGCTTCTTCATGCAAACGCTGGACGCGACCATCGTCAACACGGCCCTGCCCTCGATGGCGGCGAGCCTCGGCGAATCGCCGCTGCGCATGCAGTCGGTGGTGATCGCCTACTCGCTGACGATGGCGGTGATGATCCCCGTCTCGGGCTGGCTGGCCGACACCTTCGGCACGCGCCGCGTGTTCTTCAGCGCGATCCTGATCTTCTCGGCCAGCTCGCTGCTGTGCGCCAACGCGCACACGCTGCCGCAACTGGTGGCCTTCCGCGTCGCGCAGGGCGTGGGCGGCGCGATGCTGCTGCCGGTCGGCCGGCTCGCGGTGCTGCGCACCTTCCCGGCCGAGCGCTACCTGCCCGCGCTGTC contains:
- a CDS encoding citrate/2-methylcitrate synthase, whose amino-acid sequence is MPRINAAEAARLLGVSVPTLYAYVSRGLLASHADGRTRQRGYDADEVRLLARRRADAKRAGGVAERSLDWGVPVLESSITQIVGGRPHYRGRDAIGLAASASLETVAALLWDCPTERLATQPALAGPELARWQGWLRDWADCAPLERALAMLPACAARLPRRWAPGEQARLEVAVALLRATLAALAGGLPCARPAHLQLAEAWKLDTRHAELLRAALVLCADHELNPSTFAVRCIASTGTHLFGAIAGGLAALAGPRHGGETVRARALLDEAARAADLDRYLAIRLAHDERGEGGRTRLAGFGHPLYPDGDPRAGALLGMLREHAGLDATAREALRSALAVLDGVAAATGERPTVDFALALLERVLALPEGAAFTLFAAGRAAGWIAHALEQQREGKLIRPRARYVGVDPLDVDPAGA
- a CDS encoding GntR family transcriptional regulator, with the translated sequence MKPPTEDRWHDLRPDPDKDTPLYLQLARKLGDAIHENRWAAGEALPSERVLSEALGVSRITARKAIALLVEQGLIRRTHGAGNFIQPRYEDPLSRLSSFSEMLRRRGFTPSSRWIARSVQPANRDEVIQLGLSPAASVTRLKRLRLADDIVMAVEDSTFPATLMPDPAAIGDSLYSYLEQRGTPIVRALQHFRAVNASEEIARQMGIAPHDALLLITRIGYTADQRAIELTDTYCRNDYYDFVVELRK
- a CDS encoding CoA transferase is translated as MDARQALATLWQMAGGSADALARVEFDHGEDPGLPSVHRVGTLASATVAAAGLAAAECFRARTGRAQQVSVAQRAALAAFRSERYLRVDGKPPPEPRDPATGFYRTRDGRWIQLHANFAHHRQGIVAVLGCEDAPEAIAAAILGRDGAELDATLAEAGLCAALIRTPEEWQALEAARALARRPLFEIERIGDAPPRPIGAGEATQPLSGTRVLDLTRIIAGPVGGRTLAQHGAEVLLVNGPHLPNIPALVIDNGRGKRSAHLDLCEAEGRAALDALAGGADVFLQSYRPGALAARGFSDEALAARHPGIVSVSVCAYGYEGPWATRRGFDSLVQSASGIAWHEQRAAGQDSPVHLPCQALDHATGYLAAFGAMVALRRRAREGGSWRVRVSLAQTGRWLQSFGRIEGGRELPELGIDAVSDCLDAPLASPFGLVRGVRPAERLSETPPSLSRPPVPPGTDAPRWLD